One genomic window of Trueperaceae bacterium includes the following:
- a CDS encoding phosphotransferase encodes MTKTVHGASPATADGAPSSEMPRASEAAPPPEHLAEAARLYGVSEGDLRPLGAFESDVYAFEIRGAPRILKVIAPTHRTPELVQAEVDWLLALLEAGVSVAEPVCAVTGAWVERLPGSGHVAVAFERAPGSVVHSSRWTDDLLERWGRLLGRLQAHSRGWTPPGPRRHALADRSYASRAAELGGEDPAFAAAARELAEAAAPLLAAGGAGLDAGLVHADLHSGNLLVHEDRLTAIDFDDCGYGSYAFDLAMPLYYAVRLLARDGLAAADAAERFLPPFMRGFLEVAPLPAGGAKAIDLALRLRQAELVAAIRLKMPEAKKTPSVLAVEKDLRDRVVAGTDVVPPAILERFFG; translated from the coding sequence GTGACGAAGACGGTACACGGCGCCTCGCCCGCGACAGCGGACGGGGCGCCTTCCTCCGAGATGCCCCGGGCGTCCGAGGCCGCACCGCCGCCCGAGCACCTCGCGGAGGCCGCGCGCCTCTACGGCGTCTCTGAGGGCGACCTCCGGCCGCTCGGCGCGTTCGAGAGCGACGTGTACGCGTTCGAGATCCGCGGCGCCCCGCGCATCCTCAAGGTCATCGCGCCCACGCACAGGACGCCGGAGCTGGTGCAGGCCGAGGTCGACTGGCTCCTCGCGCTCCTCGAGGCCGGCGTGAGCGTCGCCGAGCCCGTGTGCGCCGTCACCGGCGCCTGGGTCGAGCGCCTCCCCGGCAGCGGGCACGTGGCGGTGGCGTTCGAGAGGGCGCCTGGGTCCGTGGTCCACAGCTCGCGCTGGACCGACGACCTGCTCGAGCGCTGGGGCAGGCTGCTGGGGCGACTCCAGGCGCACTCGCGCGGCTGGACCCCGCCCGGCCCGCGGCGCCACGCGCTGGCGGACCGCAGCTACGCCTCGCGGGCCGCCGAGCTAGGGGGCGAGGACCCGGCCTTCGCCGCGGCGGCGAGGGAGCTGGCCGAGGCGGCGGCGCCGCTCCTGGCGGCCGGCGGCGCCGGCCTCGACGCCGGGCTCGTGCACGCCGACCTCCACAGCGGCAACCTCCTCGTCCACGAGGACAGGCTCACGGCCATCGACTTCGACGACTGCGGCTACGGCTCTTACGCCTTCGACCTCGCCATGCCCCTGTACTACGCCGTTCGCCTCCTCGCCCGCGACGGGCTCGCCGCGGCCGACGCGGCCGAGCGCTTCCTGCCGCCGTTCATGCGCGGGTTCCTGGAGGTGGCGCCCCTGCCTGCCGGCGGTGCGAAGGCGATAGACCTCGCCCTGCGGCTGAGGCAGGCGGAGCTCGTCGCCGCCATACGCCTGAAGATGCCGGAGGCGAAGAAGACGCCCTCGGTGCTGGCGGTCGAGAAGGACCTCCGGGACCGCGTCGTGGCCGGGACCGACGTGGTGCCCCCGGCCATCCTCGAGCGCTTCTTCGGCTAG